One window of the Carassius auratus strain Wakin chromosome 20, ASM336829v1, whole genome shotgun sequence genome contains the following:
- the tmem251 gene encoding lysosomal enzyme trafficking factor produces the protein MMNFRQRMGWIGVGLYLLASVTAVYYIFEISQTYNLLALAQEQKAAGAQTKRSEDASSSSPSSTSWIVTLKTRLLLLPFWVWATIFLIPYLQVFLFLYSCTRTDPKTVGYCILPICLAVLCNRQQTFAKASNQISRLQLIDT, from the coding sequence ATGATGAATTTCCGCCAGCGGATGGGGTGGATAGGTGTTGGACTGTACTTGTTGGCCAGTGTCACTGCCGTGTATTATATATTTGAGATCAGCCAAACATACAACCTACTTGCACTGGCACAAGAACAAAAGGCGGCTGGGGCGCAGACTAAAAGGTCAGAAGatgcttcttcctcttccccaTCTTCAACATCATGGATCGTGACTCTGAAAACGAGACTTCTCCTCCTGCCCTTCTGGGTGTGGGCCACCATTTTCCTCATTCCCTACCTCCAGGTGTTCCTCTTTCTTTACTCCTGCACAAGGACGGACCCCAAGACTGTAGGATACTGTATTCTGCCCATCTGCCTTGCTGTTCTCTGCAACCGTCAGCAAACCTTCGCCAAGGCCTCCAATCAGATCAGCAGACTGCAGCTGATTGACACTTGA